The Pongo abelii isolate AG06213 chromosome 20, NHGRI_mPonAbe1-v2.0_pri, whole genome shotgun sequence genome window below encodes:
- the LOC100438706 gene encoding LOW QUALITY PROTEIN: placental protein 13-like (The sequence of the model RefSeq protein was modified relative to this genomic sequence to represent the inferred CDS: substituted 1 base at 1 genomic stop codon): MSSLPVPYTLPVSLPVGSCVIITGTPILTFVKDPQLEVNFYTGMDEDSDIAFQFXLHFGHPAVVNSRVFGIWRYEEKCYYLPFEDGKPFELCIYVRHKEYKVMVNGQHIYNFAHRFPPASVKMLQVLRDISLTRVLISD, encoded by the exons ATGTCATCACTACCC GTACCATACACACTGCCTGTTTCCTTGCCTGTTGGTTCCTGCGTGATAATCACAGGGACACCGATCCTCACTTTCGT CAAGGACCCACAGCTGGAGGTGAATTTCTACACTGGGATGGATGAGGACTCAGATATTGCTTTCCAATTCTGACTGCACTTTGGTCATCCTGCAGTTGTGAACAGTCGTGTGTTTGGCATATGGAGGTATGAGGAGAAATGCTACTATTTACCCTTTGAAGATGGCAAACCATTTGAGCTGTGCATCTATGTGCGTCACAAAGAATACAAG GTAATGGTAAATGGCCAACACATTTACAACTTTGCCCATCGATTCCCGCCAGCATCTGTGAAGATGCTGCAAGTGTTGAGAGATATCTCCCTGACCAGAGTGCTTATCAGCGATTGA
- the LOC100439076 gene encoding galectin-10, translating into MSLLPVPHTQAVSLSTGSTVTIKGKPLVCFFNEPHLQVDFHTEMKEESDIAFHFQVHFGCYVVMNSREYGAWKKPVESKNMPFQDGQEFELSISVLSDKYQVMVNGQAYYTFDHRIPPEAVKMVQVWRDISLTKFEVSN; encoded by the exons GTGCCACACACACAGGCTGTGTCTTTGTCTACTGGTTCTACTGTGACAATCAAAGGGAAACCGCTTGTCTGTTTCTT CAATGAACCACATCTGCAGGTGGATTTCCACACTGAGATGAAGGAGGAATCAGACATTGCCTTCCATTTCCAAGTGCACTTTGGCTGTTATGTGGTCATGAACAGCCGTGAATATGGTGCCTGGAAGAAGCCGGTGGAATCCAAGAACATGCCCTTTCAGGATGGCCAAGAATTTGAACTGAGCATCTCAGTGCTGTCAGATAAGTACCAG gTAATGGTCAATGGCCAAGCCTATTACACCTTTGACCATAGAATCCCACCTGAGGCTGTGAAGATGGTGCAAGTGTGGAGAGATATCTCCCTGACCAAATTTGAGGTCAGCAATTGA